GGAGTACAAGACTTGAAGACCGCGTAAGGGAAATTGAATCGACAGGCGCCCGTGCCACTGTTGTGAATGCATTTGACCGGACAGGTATGATGGCAGCGGTTGCAGAATCACAGCCAGACGTTGTCATTCATCAACTGACGGCTCTTAGCAATCGGGACTTTGCCGAGACATCGAGAATCCGGGAGGAAGGCACTCGAAATCTCGTAGACGCAGCTCTTGCTGTGGGCGTACAACACATCATTGCACAGAGTATCGCCTTTGCGTATGAGCGAGGCGAGCTGCCTGCCACCGAAGCTGTTGAGCTTGACGTGCACGCGCAGATGCCGCGAAGGCGACTGGTGGAGGCCGTAAAAAGGTTGGAGGAGACTGTGGCAGAGATGCAGCATTACGTCGTTTTAAGGTATGGTGCATTTTACGGCCCGGGCACGTTTTATGCAAATGATGGGTTTATTGCGCATCAGATTCGTCAAGGGCAGATATCAGCGACGGATGCAGTCACGTCGTTTATACATATCGAAGACGCTGCGACTGCAACTGTGGCAGCACTTGGCTGGCCTGCCGGAGTGTATAACATTGTCGATGATGAACCTGTCCGTGGCTATGACTGGATTCCCGCCTATGCCAGAGCCCTTTGTGCTCCTGCACCGGGCGTTGAGGCGGGTCGTGAAGGATGGGAGCGCGGGGCGTCGAATGCGAAGGCGCGACAGCAAGGTTGGCACCCTGAACGTGATACGTGGAGATTTCTGTTGATGCAATGAAACTGCACCGACCAAGGCGGCGGAGGACAAACATGGCTCTAGACAAATGACAGCACACTACCGAAGGGAATCCGGTAGTGTGCTGTCAGGGTGCTACGCGACGATTAGACCCAGCCGCGCGCCTTCATCGCGTCTGCGACGCGCAATAGTGCTATCATATACGCGCCCTTACGCATGGTTGTGTGATACTCTTGCGCGATTTTGCTCACCTCGTGGTAACTCGGTACGAGAATCCCCGCCAGCTTTTCATTGACCTGTTCTGCCGACCAATAGGAATGCGTAAGGTTCTGCACCCACTCAAAATAGGATACCGTTACTCCTCCGGCGTTTGCCAACACATCGGGAATGACCTCGATGCCTCTCTCGAATAAAATCGCATCGGCGTCAGGTGTGATTGGCCCATTTGCAGCTTCCGCAATGATGCCTGCCTTGATTCGCACAGCGTTTTCGGACGTAATTACGTTTTCTAGTGCAGCAGGAATCAGGATGTCGACAGGCAGTTCAAGCAGAGACTCGTTCGCGATGTGGTCTGCATCCGAAAAGTTTCGAAACGATCCGCTATTTTTCACGTGTTCGAGTGCGGCAATGTTGATACCGTCCGGATTGTAAAGACCTCCTGTGGAGTCACTGACCGCCACAACCTTCATTCCTGCTTCACTCAGTAGTTTCGCTGCTGTTCGTCCTGCATTGCCAAAACCTTGGATTGCGGCGGTGGCCCCGTGCAGCGATTGTTTGCGACTTTTCATCGCTTCCTGTATCGTGAGCACGCAACCTCTTGCGGTGGCCTCGTCTCTTCCCTTGGATCCGCCAAGTGAGAGTGGCTTGCCCGTGATGGACGCTGGTGCGAACGAGCCTTGGAGCTTACTGAACGTGTCCATCATCCAGCCCATAATTTTGGCGTTGGTGTACACATCTGGAGCTGGGATATCCTTGTCCGGGCCAATAATCTGAGCAATGGCCTCGATAAATCCACGACTTACTCGCTCCAGTTCCCCTGCACTAAGGGTGCGAGGGTCGCACACGACGCCTCCTTTTGCCCCGCCATAGGGGAGCCCCACAACCTGACATTTGATGGTCATCCACATCGACAGCGCTTTCACTTCATCCATGGTTACCTGTGGGTGAAATCGAATTCCGCCTTTGCCTGGTCCCACGGCATCATTGTGTTGTGAACGGTACCCTTCGAAGACCCTTACTGAGCCGTCATCCATACGGACTGGGTAGGATACAGAGAGGACCCTCATCGGTCGTTTTAAAATCTCGATGAGGTGCGTCTCGAGACCAAGCAAGCTGCCAGCCTCTTCTATCTGCCGCTGTGCGATGAAATACGAGTTTAAAGATTCCACGTGGAGAGATTTTACCAATCGGACGACACGCCCCCTTCGAGAGTGAAGATTTTAAATTATCTTAAAACCAGTTCATCGTAGCAATATCGCTGTCGAAATGCCAGTCGGTCTGGGACGCACAGCCATGCAAAAGATACATGGGGGCATCGGTGCTCTAGACGAGGCTTTTCAGTGCCTGGGGAGTGTGACCGTCACGGTGGTCCCTTTGCCAACCTCACTGACAATTTCGAACGAACCGTTATGCGCATCAAGAATGCGTCGGGTCACCAACAGACCGAGTCCTGTTCCGTGGTCTTTAGTGGTATAAAATGGCTCACCGAGTCGTTGCAGTTGCTCGGGTGGTATGCCTTCTCCGTTATCTGTAAAGCTGGCCTGGACCATTCCATTTTTGAAGGTCACGTCCACTTGAAGTTCGCCACCTGAACTGATGGCTTCAAGGGCGTTTTTGACGATGTTGATAAAGACTTGCTTCAATTGGTTTTGCACGGCAGTGATTGAGGGAATATCTGGTGCAAAATCCACTTTGATGCGGACGTCGTGCAAAATTGCCTGGGGACTCATCAGAGTGACGACTTCCTGGAGAATCAAATCAACATGGACCAATGATTTGTTGA
The Alicyclobacillus curvatus genome window above contains:
- a CDS encoding NAD(P)-dependent oxidoreductase, which encodes MRIFVAGATGAIGRYLLPKLIEQGHEVTGSTRLEDRVREIESTGARATVVNAFDRTGMMAAVAESQPDVVIHQLTALSNRDFAETSRIREEGTRNLVDAALAVGVQHIIAQSIAFAYERGELPATEAVELDVHAQMPRRRLVEAVKRLEETVAEMQHYVVLRYGAFYGPGTFYANDGFIAHQIRQGQISATDAVTSFIHIEDAATATVAALGWPAGVYNIVDDEPVRGYDWIPAYARALCAPAPGVEAGREGWERGASNAKARQQGWHPERDTWRFLLMQ
- a CDS encoding Glu/Leu/Phe/Val dehydrogenase produces the protein MVKSLHVESLNSYFIAQRQIEEAGSLLGLETHLIEILKRPMRVLSVSYPVRMDDGSVRVFEGYRSQHNDAVGPGKGGIRFHPQVTMDEVKALSMWMTIKCQVVGLPYGGAKGGVVCDPRTLSAGELERVSRGFIEAIAQIIGPDKDIPAPDVYTNAKIMGWMMDTFSKLQGSFAPASITGKPLSLGGSKGRDEATARGCVLTIQEAMKSRKQSLHGATAAIQGFGNAGRTAAKLLSEAGMKVVAVSDSTGGLYNPDGINIAALEHVKNSGSFRNFSDADHIANESLLELPVDILIPAALENVITSENAVRIKAGIIAEAANGPITPDADAILFERGIEVIPDVLANAGGVTVSYFEWVQNLTHSYWSAEQVNEKLAGILVPSYHEVSKIAQEYHTTMRKGAYMIALLRVADAMKARGWV